The stretch of DNA TCTGGTGGCCTGGGTGCTGCTGAGAAGCCGTGTCGGCCTGATCATTCAAGCGGTCGGCGAGAACCCAGACGCGGCCAGTGCCATGGGCCTGCCGGTGCTGCGGGTTCGAACCCTGGCCGTGCTGTTCGGCGGCGCCATGGCCGGGTTGGCGGGCGGTTACCTATCTCTCGCCTATACCCCGATGTGGGCCGAAAACATGACCGCAGGGCGTGGCTGGATCGCGTTGGCGCTGGTGGTCTTTGCCAGCTGGCGGGTGGGTCGTGTACTGCTCGGGGCCTACCTGTTTGGGCTGGCCAGCATTCTGCATCTGGTCGCCCAGGGTATCGGTTTGTCGATCCCCGGAAACCTGCTGGCGATGCTGCCTTACGTGGCGACCATCGTCGTGCTGGTGCTGTTGTCTCGCGATGCGATCCGCACCCGGCTTTACGCACCGGTGTCGCTGGGGCAGCCGTGGAAGGCAGGCCATTGACCGACGATCATGTGTCGCCGCCATTGGTGGGCTGAAGCCCACCCTACCGGCCACCAGCTCGACCCGTTTCGTAGGCTGGGCTTTAGCCCACCAAATCGATCCCTCATCCGCGAGCCGCAGGACTACTTCCGGACGGCCTGTCCGCAAGCGAGCACAGGCCGAACGTTCCCGCTCTTTTGGTGGGCTGAAGCCCACCCTACCGGCCACCAGTTCGGCCCGTTTCGTAGGGTGGGCTTTAGCCCACCGAATCGATCGCTCATCCACGAGCCGCACGACTACTTCGGGACGGTCAGTCCGGAAGCGAGCACAGACCGAAGGCCGCGGCCCTTTGGTGGGCTGAAGCCCACCCTACCGGCCACCAGCTCGACCCGTTCCGTAGGGTGGGCTTTAGCCCACCGAATCGCCCCCTCATCCGCGAGCCGCACGACCACTTCGGGACGGCCAGTCCGCAAGCGAGCACAGGCCGAAGGCCGCCGCCCTTTGGTGGGCTGAAGCCCACCCTACTAACTACCAGCTCGACCCGTTCCGTAGGGTGGGCTTTAGCCCACCGAATCGAGCCGTAACCTCCACGCTGAGATCTAGCCGAGTTCTTGAAGCTTGTCGGCTAGGCGACGCAACGCCGTTTCGGGACCTCCCGTGACCAGCGTTAGCGGCACACCTAACATCAGATTGAGAGGCAGGTCGAAC from Pseudomonas sp. DNDY-54 encodes:
- a CDS encoding ABC transporter permease; the protein is MDIDLLTNIFYAMIRTGTPLLLVALGELVCEKSGVLNLGQEGMMLFGAVAGFIAAFATGNLWLGVVFACLGGMLLSQLFALVALGFNANQVATGLALTIFGVGLSSFIGAGWVGKPLAGFEPIAIPFFSEIPLIGRMLFAQDLLVYLSFVLFALVAWVLLRSRVGLIIQAVGENPDAASAMGLPVLRVRTLAVLFGGAMAGLAGGYLSLAYTPMWAENMTAGRGWIALALVVFASWRVGRVLLGAYLFGLASILHLVAQGIGLSIPGNLLAMLPYVATIVVLVLLSRDAIRTRLYAPVSLGQPWKAGH